The genomic DNA CTGGGTGGGACCCTTTCCGGAGAGCACGGCATCGGCCTTGCCAAGTCCAACTACCTGAAAAACGAGTATGGGGCGGGCACCATCGCCTATTCCCGAAAGATGAAAAGCGTGCTCGACCCCAAGGGCATTCTCAACCCGGGCAAGCTGTTGGGTCCTGTGCTGGGCTGATCGCCGGAGAAAGAAATCATGGCCGACATCAAAAAACTCGTTTCCATGCTCAAGGAACTGGACGACCTGCTCACAGGCTGCATGCGGTGCGGCATGTGTCAGGCCCAATGCCCCATATTCGCTGAAACCGGTCGTGAAGCCGATGTCACCCGCGGCAAGCTGGCCATCCTCTCCGGCCTGGCCGATGAAATGCTCAAGGACCCACAGGCCGTCAACGATCACCTACAGCGCTGTCTGCTCTGCGGTACTTGCGAAGCCAACTGCCCATCCGGGGTCAAGGTCACGGACATCTTTTTCCGGGCCCGGGCCATTCTTTCGGGATACCTTGGCCTACCGCCGTCTCAACGTCTTGTTTTCCGCAGGTTGCTGACCAACCCCAAGCTGATGAACGCCCTCATCGCTTTTGGATCCAAGTTCCAGGGCCTGCTCGCCAAGGAGGCGGATGGCGTCATCGGAACGTCGTGCGCCCGATTCAACGCCCCACTCATCGCCGATCGGCATTTTAAAAGACTTGCGGCCAGGTCTCTGCACGCCCAAGTACCGGGTCTGGACACCCCGGCCGGGAAATCCGGACTCAGGGTGGCATTTTTTCCGGGCTGCCTCACGGACAAGGTCTTTCCCGAAATCGGCCTGGCCGTGCTCAAAATATTGAAGCATCACGGTGTCGGTGTGTTCCTGCCCTCGAATCAGGCCTGTTGCGGAATTCCTGCCCTGTCCAGCGGCGAAACCGGAGCCTTCACCTCATTGGTCCGGCAGAATCTGGACCTCTTCACCCAGGGCTCCTGGGACTATCTGATCACTCCCTGCGCCACCTGCACGGCGACCATTGCCGAGCTGTGGCCCAAATACTACGGCGACCACCTGGACACGATCCGGGTTCAGGATCTGGCCTCCAAGACCATGGATGTCAGCCAGTTCCTGGCCGACATCCTCAAGGTCGGTCCGGCCAAGGGCATAGGAGAGCCGTCCAAGGTGGCCTACCATGACCCATGCCATCTGCGAAACACGCTCAAAATCACGGACCAGCCCCGGACAATCATTGCCGCCAGCGGGAAATACGCCACGGCCGAGCTTCCTGGCGGACCGTCCTGCTGCGGCTCGGGGGGCAGTTTCAACATCAAGCAGTACAAGCTCTCGGAAACCATCGGCCGGAAAAAAGCCGAAAGCATCGCCGCCACCAAAGCGACCATCGCCGCCACCAGTTGTCCGGCCTGCATGCTTCAGCTCGCGGACATGCTCTCCA from Deltaproteobacteria bacterium includes the following:
- a CDS encoding (Fe-S)-binding protein, whose amino-acid sequence is MADIKKLVSMLKELDDLLTGCMRCGMCQAQCPIFAETGREADVTRGKLAILSGLADEMLKDPQAVNDHLQRCLLCGTCEANCPSGVKVTDIFFRARAILSGYLGLPPSQRLVFRRLLTNPKLMNALIAFGSKFQGLLAKEADGVIGTSCARFNAPLIADRHFKRLAARSLHAQVPGLDTPAGKSGLRVAFFPGCLTDKVFPEIGLAVLKILKHHGVGVFLPSNQACCGIPALSSGETGAFTSLVRQNLDLFTQGSWDYLITPCATCTATIAELWPKYYGDHLDTIRVQDLASKTMDVSQFLADILKVGPAKGIGEPSKVAYHDPCHLRNTLKITDQPRTIIAASGKYATAELPGGPSCCGSGGSFNIKQYKLSETIGRKKAESIAATKATIAATSCPACMLQLADMLSKTGHSIRVKHVVELYAESLDREQPLEKSR